In Sphingobacteriaceae bacterium, the following proteins share a genomic window:
- a CDS encoding tRNA dihydrouridine synthase DusB, whose protein sequence is MIKIGPNIELPEFPLLLAPMEDVSDPPFRYVCKQYGADLMYTEFISSEGLIRDAIKSRKKLDIFDYERPIGIQIFGGDEEAMAMSAKIVDATQPDILDINFGCPVKKVVCKGAGAGVLKDVDLMVRLTKAVIKSTTLPVTVKTRLGWDDSMINIMEVAERLQDIGIQALSIHGRTRAQMYKGEANWKYIAEVKNNPRIKIPIFGNGDIDSPEKALHYKNTYGIDGIMIGRAAIGYPWIFNEIKHFFATGEHLPKPTLQNRVEVAKTHVLKSVEWKGEKLGLLEMRNHYANYFRGIPNFKETRTKLVTLSSTQEIVDVLDRVLEMPELIA, encoded by the coding sequence TTGATTAAGATTGGTCCAAATATCGAACTTCCGGAATTTCCTTTATTGCTTGCACCTATGGAAGATGTGAGCGATCCGCCTTTCCGCTACGTATGTAAACAATATGGTGCAGATTTAATGTACACCGAATTTATTAGCAGCGAAGGTTTGATTCGTGATGCTATTAAAAGCCGCAAAAAACTTGACATTTTTGACTACGAGCGTCCTATAGGCATTCAGATTTTTGGTGGCGATGAAGAGGCAATGGCGATGTCTGCAAAGATTGTAGATGCTACACAGCCCGATATTTTAGATATTAATTTTGGTTGTCCTGTAAAGAAGGTGGTCTGCAAAGGCGCCGGAGCAGGGGTTTTAAAGGATGTAGACTTAATGGTGCGTCTTACCAAAGCCGTTATTAAAAGCACAACACTTCCTGTAACCGTTAAAACGCGATTGGGATGGGATGACTCCATGATCAATATTATGGAAGTGGCCGAACGGCTGCAGGATATTGGCATTCAGGCACTCTCTATTCATGGGCGTACACGCGCTCAAATGTATAAGGGGGAAGCTAACTGGAAATACATTGCTGAAGTAAAAAACAATCCCCGCATTAAAATTCCCATTTTCGGAAATGGGGACATTGACTCTCCTGAAAAAGCCTTACACTACAAAAACACTTACGGCATTGACGGCATCATGATTGGCCGCGCTGCAATTGGATATCCCTGGATCTTTAACGAGATCAAACATTTTTTTGCAACGGGAGAACATCTTCCCAAACCTACACTGCAAAACCGCGTAGAGGTTGCCAAAACGCACGTTCTTAAATCGGTTGAATGGAAAGGCGAAAAACTGGGCCTTCTTGAAATGCGTAATCATTACGCCAATTACTTCAGAGGCATTCCTAATTTTAAAGAAACCCGCACAAAACTTGTTACACTAAGCAGCACACAAGAGATTGTGGATGTACTCGACCGCGTGCTTGAAATGCCTGAGCTGATCGCTTAA
- a CDS encoding phosphoribosylformylglycinamidine synthase II: MSTLKYSEQLADLEAAKNLGLLPEEFEKIKEILGRTPNFTEVSIFSVMWSEHCSYKNSITWLKTLPKKGPHMLAEAGEENAGLVDIGDGLACCFKIESHNHPSALEPYQGAATGVGGINRDIFTMGARPIAQLNSLRFGDINSPKTQWLIKGVVKGIGDYGNAFGIPTVGGEVFFDECYNVNPLVNAMSVGIVKTGETVSATSYGVGNPVFIVGSSTGKDGIAGAAFASKDLTEDSAKDLPSVQVGDPFQEKLLLEATLEVIKTGAVIGMQDMGAAGITCSTSEMSAKGEHGMNIWLHKVPTRQAGMHPFEILLSESQERMLVVVEKGKEELVKKVFDKWDLNCEQIGEVTAGDRLKYYMHDELVADVPAGVLVLGGGAPIYKREYKEPAYFAESKKFDIASVAEPKDLKPAMEHLAKHPNLASKRWVYNQYDSMVGTINMSTNAPSDAAIVNIKGSKKALAMTVDCNARYVNADPETGCAIAVSEAARNIVCSGGIPSAVTNCLNFGNPYNPEVYWQFVGSIKGMSKACLKFETPVTGGNVSFYNQSSYEGPVFPTPAIGMIGIVEDKAHKTTLDFKNEGDTIYLIGESKNDISSSEYLYSFHKVKNTPAPYFDLETEYKVQQTVTALIRSKAINSAHDLSDGGLFMTLLESSMVNNLGFEISSDSSVRKDAFLFGEAQSRVVVSASAGSNAAVEAELKKQGVAFTKLGSVKGNAIVIDGTNYGTVSDFKKSFDTSIEGYLN; this comes from the coding sequence ATGTCAACACTTAAATATTCTGAACAATTAGCTGACCTTGAAGCGGCAAAAAACCTGGGACTTTTACCTGAGGAATTTGAAAAAATTAAAGAAATTCTTGGAAGAACCCCAAATTTTACGGAGGTTTCTATTTTTTCGGTAATGTGGAGCGAACACTGCTCTTACAAAAATTCAATTACCTGGTTAAAAACTCTGCCTAAGAAAGGTCCGCACATGCTTGCAGAAGCAGGTGAAGAGAATGCCGGATTGGTTGACATTGGCGACGGTTTAGCTTGTTGTTTTAAAATTGAATCGCACAATCACCCAAGTGCTTTAGAACCTTATCAAGGTGCAGCAACAGGTGTTGGTGGAATTAACCGTGATATTTTTACCATGGGTGCTCGTCCCATTGCGCAATTAAACTCTTTGCGTTTTGGTGATATCAATTCACCGAAAACACAATGGCTGATAAAGGGAGTTGTAAAAGGAATTGGTGATTATGGGAATGCCTTTGGAATTCCGACTGTAGGCGGAGAAGTATTTTTCGACGAATGTTATAACGTGAATCCTTTGGTAAATGCCATGAGCGTGGGGATTGTAAAAACAGGTGAAACAGTAAGCGCAACATCTTATGGCGTTGGAAATCCAGTATTCATTGTTGGATCTTCAACCGGAAAAGACGGAATTGCCGGAGCCGCTTTTGCCAGTAAAGATTTGACTGAAGACTCGGCGAAAGACCTTCCATCAGTACAAGTGGGAGATCCGTTCCAGGAAAAATTATTGTTGGAAGCAACTTTAGAAGTGATTAAAACCGGTGCTGTTATTGGCATGCAGGATATGGGAGCAGCAGGAATTACCTGTTCAACTTCTGAAATGAGTGCTAAAGGTGAGCACGGCATGAACATATGGTTACACAAAGTTCCTACGCGCCAGGCAGGAATGCATCCATTTGAAATTCTTTTGTCTGAATCTCAGGAACGTATGTTGGTAGTTGTAGAAAAAGGAAAAGAAGAGCTGGTAAAAAAGGTTTTCGATAAATGGGATCTTAACTGTGAGCAAATAGGAGAAGTAACTGCAGGTGATCGTTTAAAATATTACATGCACGACGAGTTAGTAGCTGATGTGCCTGCGGGAGTATTAGTATTAGGAGGTGGCGCTCCAATTTACAAGCGCGAGTATAAAGAACCGGCTTATTTTGCGGAGTCTAAAAAATTCGATATCGCTTCGGTTGCGGAACCAAAGGATCTGAAACCGGCGATGGAACATTTGGCAAAACATCCAAATCTTGCCAGCAAGCGTTGGGTTTATAACCAATACGACAGTATGGTTGGAACTATTAATATGAGTACGAATGCACCAAGTGATGCTGCTATTGTAAATATTAAAGGAAGTAAAAAAGCTTTGGCAATGACAGTGGATTGTAACGCACGTTATGTGAATGCAGATCCTGAAACAGGTTGTGCTATTGCTGTGAGTGAAGCGGCCCGTAACATTGTTTGCAGCGGAGGTATTCCAAGCGCGGTGACAAATTGTTTGAATTTTGGAAATCCTTACAATCCGGAAGTATACTGGCAGTTTGTTGGTTCTATTAAAGGAATGAGCAAAGCTTGTTTAAAATTTGAAACACCTGTAACAGGCGGTAACGTAAGTTTTTATAATCAATCAAGCTACGAGGGACCAGTGTTTCCAACTCCTGCCATTGGTATGATTGGAATTGTAGAAGACAAAGCTCACAAAACCACTTTAGATTTTAAAAACGAAGGCGATACTATTTATTTAATCGGTGAAAGTAAAAACGATATTTCTTCCTCAGAATATTTATACAGTTTTCATAAGGTAAAAAATACCCCGGCTCCTTATTTTGACCTGGAGACAGAATACAAAGTACAGCAAACAGTTACTGCACTTATTCGTTCAAAAGCCATTAATTCTGCACACGATTTAAGTGATGGTGGTTTATTTATGACGCTTTTAGAAAGCAGCATGGTGAACAATTTAGGATTTGAAATTTCATCTGATTCATCTGTAAGAAAGGATGCGTTTTTATTCGGAGAAGCTCAAAGCCGTGTGGTGGTAAGTGCTTCAGCGGGATCTAATGCAGCTGTGGAAGCAGAATTAAAAAAACAAGGTGTCGCGTTTACAAAATTAGGATCTGTAAAAGGAAATGCGATTGTTATTGACGGAACGAATTATGGTACTGTAAGTGATTTTAAGAAGTCGTTTGATACGAGTATTGAGGGATATCTGAATTAA
- a CDS encoding dihydrolipoyllysine-residue succinyltransferase, which yields MAIVELKVPSPGESITEVIIARWVKQTGDVVEKDEVLAEIDSDKATLTLNAEEAGKIELMAGEGDTVKVGQVVVKIDTSVKPEAKTASATSEPKAEAKKEETKAEPKKEEATESKKTADVSKQSAEVGKQSADSKQTYASGTPSPAAGKMMAENNISSNQLNGSGKDGRITKQDVLSALSNGLPTAEKALSNSWQGSRDKERVKMSNLRKTVAKRLVAVKNETAMLTTFNEVDMSEIYAIRAKYKDKFKEVYGTNVGFMSFFTKAVTEALFHFPAVNGMIDGEEIVYNKYCDIGIAVSAPKGLMVPVLRNAELMSLAQIEMGIKELAVKARDGKLGIPDMEGGTFTITNGGVFGSMMSTPIINPPQSAILGMHNVVERPMAINGQVVIRPMMYVALSYDHRIIDGKESVGFLVKVKEMLENPSRMLFGGKNPEEILLGL from the coding sequence ATGGCAATCGTAGAATTAAAAGTACCAAGTCCCGGAGAATCTATCACAGAAGTGATCATTGCCCGTTGGGTAAAACAAACAGGTGATGTTGTTGAAAAAGATGAAGTGTTAGCTGAAATTGATTCAGATAAAGCTACTTTAACTTTAAATGCTGAAGAGGCAGGTAAGATAGAATTGATGGCTGGTGAAGGCGATACTGTAAAAGTAGGACAGGTAGTTGTAAAAATTGACACTTCAGTTAAGCCGGAGGCTAAAACGGCATCTGCCACAAGCGAACCCAAAGCTGAAGCTAAGAAAGAGGAAACGAAAGCTGAGCCTAAAAAAGAAGAAGCAACTGAAAGTAAGAAGACGGCAGACGTCAGCAAGCAGTCGGCAGAAGTCGGTAAGCAATCGGCTGATAGCAAACAAACCTACGCAAGTGGAACTCCGAGTCCTGCAGCAGGTAAGATGATGGCTGAAAATAATATTTCTTCTAATCAGTTAAACGGAAGCGGTAAAGACGGTCGCATCACTAAACAAGATGTTTTATCTGCACTCTCTAACGGCTTACCTACTGCTGAAAAAGCATTAAGCAATAGCTGGCAGGGTTCGCGTGACAAAGAACGTGTGAAAATGAGTAATCTTCGTAAAACCGTTGCTAAACGGTTGGTGGCTGTAAAAAACGAAACAGCTATGTTGACTACATTTAATGAAGTAGACATGAGCGAGATTTATGCTATCCGCGCCAAATACAAAGACAAATTCAAAGAGGTTTACGGAACCAATGTAGGTTTTATGAGTTTCTTTACCAAAGCGGTTACCGAAGCTTTATTTCATTTTCCGGCAGTAAACGGTATGATTGATGGCGAAGAAATTGTTTACAATAAATATTGCGATATTGGAATAGCAGTAAGTGCTCCTAAAGGCTTAATGGTGCCGGTTTTGCGCAATGCAGAATTAATGAGTCTTGCCCAAATTGAAATGGGAATCAAAGAACTTGCTGTTAAAGCACGTGACGGTAAATTAGGCATTCCTGATATGGAAGGTGGAACTTTTACTATTACCAACGGAGGTGTTTTTGGAAGTATGATGAGCACACCAATTATCAACCCTCCTCAAAGCGCAATTCTGGGTATGCACAATGTGGTTGAGCGTCCGATGGCGATTAACGGTCAAGTTGTTATCCGCCCGATGATGTACGTTGCATTAAGTTACGACCACCGTATAATTGACGGTAAGGAGAGTGTTGGCTTTTTAGTGAAAGTAAAAGAGATGCTTGAAAATCCAAGTCGTATGTTGTTTGGAGGTAAAAATCCAGAGGAAATACTACTGGGATTATAA
- a CDS encoding 2-oxoglutarate dehydrogenase E1 component produces MDKFSYVGNSDVVAIEGLYAQFLKDPNSVDKSWQDFFKGFEFAGADYSKANSTAANAGGSAGKGSSSDNNVGKEFAVINLINGYRTRGHLFTKTNPVRNRRKYKPDLSLDVFDLDKSDLETVFHAGTEIEIGDAKLKDIIEHLEKTYCQSIGVEYMFIRNPNLLTWLQERMETSQNIPNFSKKEKMSILKKVTEAVTFENFLATKFVGQKRFSLEGAESFLPAMNSLMEHGVEMGIEDYVIGMAHRGRLNVLANIMNKPTIDIFTEFEGRPSEDGLFDGDVKYHMGYSNDVTSESGKTVHISLTPNPSHLETVAPVVEGITRAKIDGRHKGNHRKVCPIIIHGDAAIAGQGVVYEVVQMAHLDAYKVGGTIHFIINNQVGFTTNYRDARSSTYCTDVAKVTKAPVFHVNGDDVEALTLVAKMAMEFRMNFRKDVFIDILCYRKYGHNEGDEPRFTQPLLYKEIAKHPNPKEIYAKKLIEEGSFTAEEISDIEKAIKDDLEKNLEAAKKVEKAKITSFLQGPWKGVQMAGGHDFDESPATGIDKKLFLELAEKTTQLPKDKKFFNKIERLFNDRQNMIKSDTYDWAMGELLAYASLMNEGHRVRFSGQDVERGTFSHRHAVIKVEDSEEEYVPLNNFGAPERLEIYNSHLSEYAVLGYEYGYAYASPNALTIWEAQFGDFFNGAQIIIDQYLSSSEYKWRRMNGLVVLLPHGYEGQGPEHSSARIERFLQMCAENNMQIINATTPAQQFHALRRQLKRDFRKPLICFTPKKLLRYPTCVSGVKDFTEGKFNEIFDDVTADVKKVKRLAFCSGKIYYDLIERREKEGTNDIAFIRLEQLYPFPQKQIDAILAKYKNVKEYLYVQEESENMGAWRFVDKNLRSLNMRYVGRDEAASPATGFAKRHAAESEEIMVSIFSNSKVLVK; encoded by the coding sequence ATGGACAAATTTTCTTACGTAGGAAACAGTGATGTAGTAGCAATTGAAGGACTTTACGCTCAATTTTTAAAGGATCCTAATTCTGTGGACAAAAGTTGGCAGGATTTTTTTAAAGGTTTTGAATTTGCTGGAGCAGATTATTCCAAAGCGAATAGTACTGCGGCAAATGCAGGCGGTTCGGCTGGCAAAGGTTCAAGTTCAGATAATAATGTTGGCAAGGAATTCGCCGTAATTAACCTTATTAATGGTTACAGAACAAGGGGGCATTTATTTACAAAAACCAACCCTGTTAGAAACAGACGCAAGTATAAACCGGATCTCAGTTTAGATGTTTTTGATCTGGATAAAAGTGATCTTGAAACGGTTTTTCATGCAGGAACCGAAATTGAAATCGGAGATGCCAAGTTAAAAGACATCATAGAACATCTTGAAAAAACTTATTGCCAAAGTATTGGCGTTGAGTATATGTTTATCAGAAATCCAAATCTTTTAACCTGGTTGCAGGAAAGAATGGAAACTTCTCAAAACATTCCGAATTTCTCTAAAAAAGAGAAAATGAGTATTCTGAAAAAAGTTACAGAAGCCGTTACTTTTGAGAATTTTCTTGCTACAAAATTTGTAGGACAAAAACGTTTTTCGTTAGAAGGGGCTGAATCTTTTCTACCAGCTATGAATTCTTTGATGGAGCATGGTGTTGAAATGGGGATTGAAGATTATGTAATCGGAATGGCACATCGCGGTCGTTTAAATGTTCTCGCGAACATTATGAATAAACCAACAATTGATATTTTTACAGAGTTTGAAGGACGCCCTAGTGAAGACGGCCTATTTGACGGTGATGTTAAATATCACATGGGATACAGTAACGACGTTACCAGCGAATCTGGTAAAACAGTTCACATTTCTTTAACGCCGAATCCATCGCACCTTGAAACTGTTGCTCCGGTTGTTGAAGGAATTACCCGCGCTAAAATCGATGGCCGTCATAAAGGAAATCACAGAAAAGTTTGTCCTATCATTATTCATGGTGATGCTGCTATTGCAGGCCAAGGTGTAGTATACGAAGTGGTTCAGATGGCTCATTTAGATGCATACAAAGTTGGTGGAACAATTCATTTTATAATTAACAACCAGGTTGGATTTACAACTAATTACAGAGATGCACGTTCAAGCACTTATTGTACAGATGTTGCAAAAGTGACAAAAGCTCCGGTGTTCCATGTAAATGGTGATGATGTGGAAGCTTTAACTCTTGTTGCAAAAATGGCGATGGAGTTCAGAATGAATTTCCGTAAAGATGTTTTTATTGATATTTTATGTTACCGTAAATACGGACACAATGAGGGTGATGAACCTCGCTTCACTCAGCCATTACTTTACAAAGAAATTGCAAAACATCCGAATCCAAAAGAAATTTACGCTAAGAAATTAATTGAGGAAGGTTCGTTCACTGCTGAAGAAATTTCAGACATAGAAAAAGCTATTAAGGATGATTTGGAAAAAAATCTGGAGGCTGCAAAAAAAGTAGAGAAGGCTAAAATCACCTCTTTTCTTCAAGGTCCGTGGAAAGGCGTGCAAATGGCCGGTGGTCACGATTTTGATGAATCACCAGCAACAGGCATTGATAAAAAGTTATTTTTAGAACTAGCCGAAAAAACGACACAATTACCTAAGGATAAAAAATTCTTTAATAAGATTGAACGTTTATTCAACGATCGTCAGAATATGATTAAATCTGACACTTACGATTGGGCAATGGGAGAATTGTTGGCTTACGCGTCGTTAATGAACGAAGGCCACAGAGTGCGTTTTAGCGGACAGGATGTTGAACGCGGAACTTTTTCTCACCGTCACGCTGTAATAAAAGTAGAAGATAGTGAAGAAGAATACGTGCCGTTAAATAATTTTGGCGCACCTGAAAGATTGGAAATTTACAACTCGCATTTAAGTGAATACGCGGTTCTTGGTTATGAATACGGCTATGCATATGCATCGCCAAATGCTTTAACAATATGGGAAGCACAATTTGGCGATTTCTTTAATGGCGCGCAGATTATTATTGATCAATATTTATCCTCTTCCGAATATAAATGGAGAAGAATGAATGGTCTCGTTGTATTATTACCACACGGGTATGAGGGACAGGGTCCGGAACACTCGAGTGCGCGCATAGAACGTTTCCTTCAAATGTGCGCTGAAAATAACATGCAAATAATAAATGCAACAACACCAGCACAACAATTTCACGCACTTCGTCGCCAATTAAAAAGAGATTTCCGTAAACCGTTAATCTGTTTTACGCCTAAAAAATTATTGCGCTATCCAACTTGTGTTAGTGGCGTTAAAGATTTCACAGAAGGAAAATTTAATGAAATTTTTGATGATGTAACGGCTGATGTGAAAAAAGTAAAGCGTTTGGCCTTTTGTTCAGGAAAAATTTATTACGATTTAATTGAGCGCAGAGAGAAGGAAGGAACGAACGATATTGCATTTATCCGTTTAGAACAATTGTATCCATTCCCACAAAAACAAATAGATGCTATTCTTGCGAAATATAAAAACGTAAAAGAGTATTTATATGTGCAGGAAGAATCTGAGAACATGGGAGCGTGGAGATTTGTAGATAAAAATCTTCGTTCGCTTAACATGCGGTACGTAGGAAGGGATGAAGCAGCAAGTCCGGCAACAGGATTTGCAAAACGTCATGCTGCGGAAAGCGAAGAAATTATGGTGAGCATTTTTTCAAATTCAAAAGTGCTTGTAAAATAA